GAACTTGGTTTAAAGGCAAAGTCTTTCATGGATAAAGGCGAACTTGTTCCTGATGAAGTGACAATTGGCATTGTCCGTGAGAGATTAAGCAAGGATGACTGTCAAAAAGGATTCCTTTTAGACGGATTTCCAAGAACAGTTGCCCAGGCTGAAGCGCTTGATGCCATGCTGGCCGGCATGGACAAAAAAATTGATTATGTTATTCATGTTGATGTAGATCAAGAAATATTAATGGAACGTCTGACTGGACGCCGTATTTGTAAAAGCTGCGGCGCGACGTATCATCTTGTCTTTAATCCTCCTACTGTCGACGGTGTTTGCGACCGTTGTGGAGGCGAGCTGTATCAGCGTGCAGATGATAACAGTGAGACAGTCCAAAATCGTTTGGAAGTAAATAAGAAACAAACAAAGCCTTTATTAGATTTTTATGAATCAAAAGGGTATTTGCGCAATATCAATGGTCAGCAAGACATCGAAAAAGTGTTTGCTGATATTGATGAATTGCTTGGGGGCTTACATGAATGATCGCTTCAAAAACCCCTCGCGAAATTGAAATTATGAGGGAAGCCTGCCGGATTGTAGCCCTTACCCATCAGGAGCTAAAAAAGCATATTTCACCTGGTATTACGACAAAGGAACTGGATGCGATTGCGGAACAGTTTATCCTAAAATTTGAAGCAATCCCTTCTTTTAAAGGTTATAATGGTTTCCCTGGAAGCATCTGTGCCTCAGTCAACAATGAACTTGTCCATGGGATTCCTGGTGACCGTGTTTTAAAAGAGGGCGATATTATTACTATTGACATAGGTGCTAAATATAACGGTTATCATGGCGACTCGGCTTGGACATATCCTGTAGGAAAAATAGATGAAGAAACAAAGCGCCTTTTAGATGTAACGAAAGAATCTCTATACAGAGGGCTGAAGGAAGCAAAACCGGGCGTGCGCCTATCGAACGTCTCCCATGCGATTCAAACGTATGTGGAATCAAACGGCTTTTCCATTGTACGCGAGTATGCCGGACACGGAGTAGGGCAAGAATTACATGAAGACCCGCAAATTCCTCATTACGGTCCACCCAACAAAGGTCCGCGTCTAAAGACTGGAATGGTATTAGCGATTGAACCAATGGTAAATGCGGGAAGCCGATATGTTAAAACGTTAGCTGATGATTGGACAGTCGTGACAGTTGACGGAAAAATGTGTGCTCATTTTGAGCATACGGTAGCAATCACTGAAACAGGGTGCGAAATTTTAACGATAGCCTAAGTGCAGGTGATTTTCGTTGATCGATTATGATTCTGGTCCGCAAGTTGGGCAGATTGTTCGAATTACCAGCGGACGGGATGCCGGTCAATATGCTATAATAATAAGGTTGGGTGAAGAACCATTTGTATATCTTGCAGACGGAGAAAAACGAAAGTTTGACCGTCCCAAGAAAAAGAATATTCAACATCTTCAACTGATTCAACGCATATCTCCGGAAGTTCAAAGCAGTATCAGGGAAACAGGTCGTGTAACAAACGGAAAGCTTCGCTTTGCACTAGCAAAGTATAAAAATGAATCCAAACTTGAGCGTATGAAGGGAGATGAGTTCGATGGCAAAAGATGATGTTATTGAAGTGGAAGGCACAGTCGTTGAAACTTTGCCAAATGCCATGTTTAAGGTAGAATTAGAAAATGGTCATACTGTATTGGCTCATGTATCCGGTAAAATTCGCATGCACTTTATTCGGATTTTACCAGGAGATAAAGTAACCGTTGAGCTTTCACCATATGACTTGACACGCGGAAGAATTACGTACCGCTTTAAATAATTCCAAATGCACTCCGTACTATTAAGGAGGTTAGAATAATGAAAGTCAGACCATCAGTTAAGCCGATCTGCGAAAAATGTAAAGTGATCCGCAGACGGGGTAAAGTAATGGTTATCTGCGAAAATCCAAAACATAAACAAAAACAAGGTTAATTTCGAAGGAGGTGTGCACTAAATGGCACGTATTGCTGGTGTAGATATTCCACGTGAGAAACGAGTAGTAATTTCATTGACTTATATCTATGGTATCGGTAAAGCTACAGCTCAAAAGGTTTTAGCGGAAGCAGGTGTTTCTGAAGACACTCGCGTTCGTGATTTAACAGAAGATGAATTAAACAAAATCCGTGATATCGTTGATAAATTAAAGGTTGAAGGTGACCTTCGACGTGAAGTATCCCTTAACATTAAGCGTTTAATGGAAATCGGATGCTATCGCGGTTTGCGTCATCGCCGTGGTTTACCTGTTCGCGGACAAAATACGAAAAACAATGCGCGTACACGCAAAGGTCCTCGTAAGACTGTTGCGAACAAGAAAAAATAATCGGTAAAGGAGGTATATCTAAATGGCTCGTAAAACTAATACACGCAAACGCCGTGTGAAAAAGAATATTGAAAATGGTATTGCTCACATTCGTTCTACTTTCAATAATACGATCGTAACGATCACAGACGTTCATGGTAACGCGATTGCTTGGTCAAGTGCAGGTGCGCTTGGTTTTAAAGGTTCTCGTAAATCAACTCCATTTGCGGCTCAAATGGCAGCTGAAACCGCAGCGAAATCGTCAATGGAACACGGTATGAAATCTCTTGAAGTAACAGTAAAAGGACCTGGTGCAGGACGTGAAGCTGCTATCCGTGCTCTGCAAGCTGCTGGACTTGAAGTCACAGCAATTAAAGACGTAACTCCAGTTCCGCATAACGGATGTCGCCCGCCAAAACGTCGCCGTGTTTAATATTTCTGTATAGATTTTGTATCCTTGTCTATAATGGGATATGATAGAATTTTTTTACGTCCGTACAGAATTATTAAACCAGTTGTTGTGCACAAACGGGAACGTATACATGGGGAATTTCGGTATGTATACCATACCGGGTTTCGACGTTTTGAAGGAGGGTATATTTGATGATCGAAATAGAAAAACCAAAAATTGAAACGGTTGAGATCAACGATGATGCCAAGTACGGGAAGTTCGTTGTAGAACCACTTGAGCGTGGATATGGTACAACTTTGGGTAACTCCTTACGTCGTATCCTATTATCCTCACTCCCAGGTGCCGCTGTCACATCGATTCAAATCGATGGGGTGCTTCATGAGTTTTCAACAATTGAAGGCGTTGTAGAGGATGTTACATCTATTATTTTAAACATTAAGAAATTAGCACTGAAAATCTACTCTGATGAAGAAAAGATGCTTGAAATTGATGCGCAGGGAGAAGGAGTAGTAACTGCAGCTGATATTACACATGACAGTGATGTTGAAATCTTAAATCCGGATCTTCACATCGCGACTCTTGCAAAAAACGGTCATCTGCGCATGCGTTTAACTGCAAAACGCGGACGCGGCTATACACCTGCTGAACTGAACAAGAGAGAAGATCAGCCAATTGGTGTGATTCCAATTGACTCCATCTACACTCCGGTTTCACGTGTTCAGTATCAGGTAGAAAATACTCGTGTTGGCCAAATGACAAACTATGACAAGCTTACGCTGGATGTTTGGACAGATGGCAGCACTGGGCCGCAGGAAGCAATTGCTCTAGGGGCCAAAATATTAACAGAGCATCTGAATATCTTCGTCGGATTAACGGATGAAGCCCAAAATGCAGAAATTATGGTTGAGAAAGAAGAAGACCAAAAAGAAAAAGTTCTTGAAATGACAATTGAAGAACTTGATCTTTCGGTTCGTTCATATAACTGCCTAAAACGTGCCGGAATCAATACCGTTCAAGAATTAGCGAATAAAACGGAAGAAGATATGATGAAAGTACGTAATTTAGGACGTAAATCTCTTGAAGAGGTAAAACACAAACTTGAAGAGCTTGGATTAGGCTTGCGTAAAGATGACTAGTTAGCAATTGCTTAACTAGGCATTTTGCTGTCAGTTCGGCTTACAATCATGACTTCAACAAAGGAGGGAAACTTTCATGGCTTACAGAAAGTTAGGACGTACTAGTGCTCAGCGTAAAGCTATGCTGCGTGACTTAGCAACAGATTTAATTATCAATGAGCGTATCGAAACAACTGAAACTCGTGCGAAAGAACTTCGTTCAGTTGTAGAAAAAATGATCACTCTAGGAAAGCGCGGCGATTTGCATGCTCGTCGTCAAGCTGCTGCATTTATCCGCAACGAAGTAGCGAATACTGAAACAGAGCAAGATGCACTTCAAAAATTGTTTACTGATATCGCTCCTCGTTACGAAGAACGCCAAGGCGGCTACACTCGTATTATGAAACTTGGTCCTCGCCGCGGTGACGGTGCACCAATGGTTATTATCGAATTAGTTTAATAATATTTTTCAAACAACAAGGGCGGCGGACAGTTTATATCGAAACTTGTTCTATGCCCTTGTTGTATATCGGATAAAATAGCAATTGGAGTTTTCATTCTTCGTGCTGCTATTCAGAAGCAAAGCCAATATCGAGCGTTATGATGAGCATCTTTTCGGTGACTCGTCTAGCTCATGCGCCTCTTCCCATTCCTTGCAGGAATTTCGATTTTTTGTGAATTGCAAATTTCGCCCGGGAATGAGGTGCAGGCTTTTTTTTATATATGGAACTTTTGATACAGTTTAGAAGAGTATAGTATAGCAAGCTGAGTTATTGGGGGGACCGCCATGGAAGAAGCGCTTGTTGTTCTCGATCATGTTTCTTTTCAATATGAAGGACAAGAAGGATTTGCATTAAATGATGTCTCTTTTGAAATCCGCGAAGGAGAATGGGTTGCCATTGTCGGCCATAACGGGTCAGGCAAGTCTACTTTGGCAAAGCTATTAAACGGGCTGCAATTTCCCATGAAAGGGAAAATTAAAGTCTGCGGCATCGAAAGTACTGAAGAGTCCGTCTGGGAAATAAGAAAAAAGATCGGAATGGTCTTTCAAAACCCTGATAATCAATTTGTAGGCACAACTGTCCAGGATGATGTGGCTTTTGGTTTAGAAAATAACGGCATTCCCCGTGAGGTAATGGTCCAGCGTGTGAAAGAAGCGTTAGAGAAAGTTAAAATGGATCAATTTCTTGATCAAGAGCCGCACCATCTGTCAGGGGGACAGAAGCAAAGAGTGGCGATTGCGGGCATTCTTGCTTTAAGGCCTGAAATTATTATATTGGATGAAGCAACTTCAATGCTTGATCCTAGAGGAAGAGAAGAAGTTTTACAAACGATAAGAGATTTAAAAGATTCGGAGCGGTTAACCGTCATCTCGATTACCCATGATTTAGAAGAAGCAGCCAAGGCTGATCGGATTCTTGTGATGAACAAGGGTCAACTATATCGTGAAGGTACTCCGGAACAAATTTTTCAAATGGATGAAGAATTAATAGAACTTGGGCTGGATATCCCATTTCCGGTCAAATTGAGCAAGGCACTGAGGAAAAGAGGACTGCCTGTTCCTAAATATTTCTTATCGGAAGAAGAGTTGGTGAAAGAATTATGGACATCTCACTGCAACAAGTAGAATACCGGTATCAGGCTGATACTCCTTTTGAACGCCTTGCAATTCAGGATGTTTCGATTGATATTCCATCCGGAACGTATTTGGCGATTATCGGGCACACCGGTTCTGGAAAATCAACAGTCCTTCAACATTTGAATGCATTATTAAAGCCAACCGGCGGAAAAGTTATCATCGGCGACCAGGAAATTACAGCGAATAAAAAAGAAAAAAGACTGCGGAACATTCGGCAAAAGGTTGGTATTGTATTTCAATTTCCGGAACATCAGCTGTTTGAAGAAACGGTAGAAAAAGATATTTGTTTCGGGCCAATGAATTTCGGCGTTTCAGAAGAAGAGGCAAAAAAACGTGCCCGGCAAGCGATCAAGCAAGTTGGACTGCCTGAAAATATTCTGGGAAAATCGCCGTTTGATTTATCCGGCGGTCAAATGAGAAGGGTAGCTATTGCGGGAGTACTGGCAATGGAACCTGAAGTAATCGTTCTCGACGAACCGACTGCAGGTCTTGATCCAAGAGGCCGCAAAGAAATTATGGAGATGTTCTATCGTCTACACAGGGAAAGAAATTTGACAACTGTTTTAGTTACCCACAGTATGGAAGATGCCGCACGGTATGCAGATCAAATTGTTGTTATGCATAAGGGGAAAGTATTCAAAAAAGGTTCGCCTGAAGAGATCTTTGCTTCTCCCGAGGGGTTGATCAAGCTTGGCTTGGATGTTCCTGAAATTATCCGTTTTCAATTAAAAATTGAACAGACTTTTCAAACGAAATTAGGAAAAACGTTTCTTTCCATGGAAGAGCTGACAGAAGCGATCGCTCGCCTTTTGAAAAGGGGGAACCCGGTATGATGGAAAAAATGATCTTTGGCAGATATGTTCCAGCCGATTCCGTTATTCACCGTTTGGACCCCCGTTCTAAGCTTCTGATCGTCTTTTTGTTTGTGTGCATAGTGTTCCTTGCCAACAATAGTATCACTTATGGGATTCTTGCTGTATACACGTTCATTATGATGAGATTGTCCAAAATTCCGTTTCGCTTTCTCTACGGAGGCTTAAAACCGGTTTTATGGCTTGTCGTTTTTACAATGCTGCTTCATTTTTTCTTAACAAAAGAAGGACAGCTGCTGTTTGAATTGGGGCCGTTAAATATCTATGAAGAAGGGCTCCGAAAGGGGATTTTTATCTCACTGAGGTTTTTCCTTCTAATACTAGTAACGTCTTTGCTGACATTAACAACAACCCCGATAGAGATTACAGACGGTCTTGAAACGCTTTTAAAGCCGCTCGACAAAGTAAAGTTTCCGGTACATGAATTGGCTCTTATGATGTCCATTTCGCTTCGTTTTATTCCAACCTTGATGCAGGAAACCGATAAAATTATGAAAGCCCAGACTGCCAGAGGCGTTGAATTTACAAGCGGACCTGTAAAAGATCGGATTAAAGCAATTATTCCGTTGTTAATTCCTTTATTTGTCAGCTCCTTTAAAAGAGCGGAAGAGCTTGCTATTGCGATGGAAGCCAGGGGATACCGCGGCGGGGAAGGAAGAACGAAATTTCGTCAGTTACATTGGAAAACGGTCGATACCGTCATGCTCGTTCTATTAGGATTTATCACTATTTTATTAATCTTGTTTAGAACATAAGTGGAGTTGTGAAATGCAAAGATACAAATGTACGATTTCCTACGATGGCTCTCAATTTTCAGGATATCAGATTCAGCCGGGCAAGCGGACAATCCAGGGAGAAATTGAAGCTGCTCTGTCAAAACTTCATAAAGGCGAACGCATAAAGGTCAGTGCTTCCGGACGCACCGATGCCGGGGTCCATGCGAAAGGACAAGTGATTCACTTTGATTCCGCATTAGCGATACCCACAGCGAAATGGGAAATAGCTTTAAATTCAATCTTGCCTGATGATATTGCTGTCATCCGTGTTGAAAAAGCGGCTCCCGGATTTCATGCACGTTTTGACGCGTTGGGAAAAGAGTACCGCTATTTAGTTCATTTATCACCGAAACGCGATCCGTTTAAGCGGCATTATGCTTACCAGTTTCCTTATCCGCTTGATTATGTTGCGATGAAAGAAGCGCTCAAATACTTAATAGGTACACATGATTTTACAAGCTTCTGTTCTGCTAAAACAGAAATTGAGGATAAGGTTCGTACAATCGAAGAAATTGAATTTTTTCAAGAGGGAGACCTTCTCGTATTCCGGTTTATCGGAAACGGATTTCTTTATAACATGGTGCGCATTCTCACAGGAACATTGCTTGAAGTGGGGAGCGGCAGCCGAAGTCCGTATTCGATTCCGGAAATTCTTGAAAAAAAAGACCGGAAGTTTGCAGGAAAAACGGCGCCGGCACATGGTTTATATTTGTGGAAGGTTTTTTATTAACAAATATTATTTTTTTATTTTTTCTATGACAACGAATCCTCGTGTTGACAACAAGGGCACTAAAGAGATATTATATCATATGGTATGATTTTTTAACCCCACGATAAGCCCCGGAAACTTATTCGTGATTGAAATATATGAAAACCAATATTGAAATGGATTTTTAACTTAGGAGGGTAAATCAATGCGTACAACGTTTATGGCTAATGCTAATACTATCGAACGCAAATGGTACGTGGTTGATGCTGCAGGACAAACTTTAGGTCGTCTTGCAAGTGAAGTAGCATCAATCCTACGCGGTAAACATAAACCGACATACACACCACATGTGGACACTGGTGATCATGTTATTATCATCAATGCTTCTAAAATTGAACTAACTGGTAATAAGCTGAATGACAAAATTTACTATCGTCATAGCCAATATCCAGGAGGATTAAAATCAAGAACAGCGCTTGAAATGCGTACAAATTATCCAGAAAAAATGTTAGAGCTTGCAATTAAAGGCATGCTTCCTAAGAATTCTCTTGGCCGCCAAATGTTCAAAAAATTACACGTATACGCTGGTAGCGAGCATCCGCACCAAGCACAAAAACCTGAAGTTTACGAACTTCGTGGATAATCAAAAGGGAGGTTATTAACTTGGCACAGGTTCAATATATGGGTACTGGTCGTCGTAAGAGCTCCGTTGCACGTGTTCGTTTAGTTCCAGGCGACGGCAAAATCATCATTAATGGTCGTGACATTGAAAACTACATTCCGTTTGCAGCATTACGTGAAGTTGTGAAACAACCGCTAGTAGCTACAGAAACTCTTGGCAGCTACGACGTTCTTGTAAACGTAAAGGGCGGCGGTTACACTGGTCAAGCAGGAGCAATCCGCCATGGTATTGCCCGCGCATTACTTCAAGTAGATCCAGAATACCGTCCAACATTAAAACGCGCAGGTTTATTAACTCGCGATGCAAGAATGAAAGAGCGTAAGAAATACGGTCTTAAAGGCGCTCGCCGTGCTCCTCAGTTCTCAAAACGTTAATTGTACGGAACACACTGCTCCAGCCATTGGCTGGAGCTTTTTTTTTATTCCTTAATCTCCCGCATTCTTCATTTTTTTAGGTTCTCCGTCAAATGTTGGGGTGATGACTTTGTGTCCTCACCCTTATCCAATGTGAACCCCAATTCCTTTATACTGATGTGATAATAAAATTTTAGCCCTGAAGCGTTCAAAACTTCTGAAGCCAAAGGCATTCCGTTTTTGTACTTTGGTCAAATTATTGATCCCTTCCAAAAATCCGTTGGAACAGTCATAAACAAAACTGTTAAGGATTTCTGTCTGCCAGTTTTGAAAGGTCTTTATGGCCTTCTCCATCTCTGGGATTTCCGAAGCTTCAACCAATCGGTAAAACGCTTTTAACTCCTCTTTCACCACGGCAATTTGATCCCTGCCAATCTCTTTGGCACGTGTAAACCATTCTCGATAGTCCTTTTTGAGTTCGTATGCCTTCCTGAGCTCCTCGGACATCTCCAGATAACGCTCTAAATACCAGCGTTCCTCTTCTGTAAGGCGGTCACTGGCCTTGTGGAAGACATGTTTCATTCGCTTGCACTTTTTACGGTCATAGTCGTGAAAATCCTGTTGGACTCGCCTTCTTACCGCATCAAGCGCCCAGTAGATATACCGACAGAAGTAAAATCGATCTGCGATAATAACCGGACGGCCTAGTGCTGCCTGGACGACCGCCTTAAACGATTGGTTCATATCCATAATGACCACTTGGACCTGGCTTCCGTGCTTTTGAAGGTATTGCTTAATGGTTTTTTATACCGATTGGGGAGGATATCCAATGGCTTTTTTGTCACCCCGTCGGCTATGATTAATTGGTATTTGCCTTCCTTCGTATCGCCTTTGTATTCGTCAATGGCAATGATTTTCGGCAATTCCTCAACCGCACGGATTTCACTGCTCGCCAAGCGGTCAAACCGACGGACTACCGTCGACGCAGAAGTGCCATAGTTCTCAGCGGTTTCCTTGAAGGTCTTTCCTTTGATGGCCCGGATGGATACGGCCTGGTTCCACTCAATGGAAGTGCGTTGGTAGCGCTCGACTATGGAGTTTTTCTCAGAGAAACGTTTCCTGCAGCTGCATACATATCTCCGGCGTCTATAAAAAATCTGGGTCTTTCGCTCAAACCATTTCAAATGCTGGATTTTCTGGATCCGGTAATTATGAACACGGCTTATCCTTCTGTTACAACGGGGGCAACGATGCATCTTTCGTTCCATCTCCACATGAAACTGTACAACTTCCCCAACTTGTTCCACTTTGGTCAGGACAACCTCTTTTAAACCAGGAATATTCATGATAAGATTCATATACACGCAACTCCATTCTTTAAACTTGTTTCTGGACAATTCAAGTATAAAGGAATTGGATGTTTGCGTGTATTTTTTATGCAAACGAAAGTGTGTTTAAACCCCAACAAATATTATAGAGCCTTTTTTTATAACAAACCTCCAAAATTGGAAATTCAAAAGCTTTTCCCCTATGGTATGTCTGTCTGCAGAAGGTTAAAAACTAATCTTCAAGGGGGGAATATATTGACTGTTATTACTACCTTTACAGAAAAAAGAAGGGAAAAACAAATCAAATATGAGCGTACCATTCTTCGCGAATTATCGATAAAAATGTTAAAAAACAAATTCCAGCACTTTTTTGGAGCAAACAGGCTAAACAGCGGGTTTTTGCTCCAATCAGGCATTGAAGAAGCTTGTTATGACATAGCCATCGAAGCATTTTTGTTAGGAGCAAAAATGAGTAAGTTTGGTTATCACGGTGAATCAATCGATACTGTACGTCTTCGGTGTGAAAGGGAACTGAATCATTTTATTGAAACACTCTACAATTTCTTTTTGTATTGGGGAAATGGAGAGGAAGGAATATTCAGCGAGTCGCTTTATTATCTTTGTGAACAATATGTTGAATATTGGTGGAGAGAAGGATTCATTAAAGGAGAAAGACGCCGCAAGCTGCGTCTGCATTAATTCCTATTCCCGGTTCTAATCATACCCCCTGCCCCATATATTGAATTGTACAGGGACATGCAGGGGGTAGGGTTAGGTTTATGAGAAAAAATGTGAAAATAGGTGTATTTGCAGTCGGAATCATCATCTTGCTAATCATAATCAAGTATGATTTTATAGAAAATAATTCCTGGAACTCATGGAATCTTCCCTTAACAGGTGAAATTATTTTAATTGATCCGGGTCACGGTGGGCCGGATGGGGGAGCGAGTGCCGAAGACACACTTGAAAAAGATATTGCATTAAATGTTTCGCTTAAAGTAAGGGATTTTTTACAGCACCAAGGTGCCCTTGTGCTTTTGACAAGGGAAACAGATACAGATCTTGCCGATAAAGAAACGAGGGGCTACAGCCGAAGAAAGGTCGAGGATCTTAAACGAAGATTGGAAATGATCAATGAATCGGAAGCTGATTTTTTTGTGAGTATCCATTTAAATGCAATTCCTTCCCCGAGATGGAGCGGAGCCCAAACCTTTTATGCACCCCACATGGAGGAAAACAGAAAAGCGGCAAAATTTATACAGGATGAGCTAATACGTAATTTAGAAAATACAAATCGAAAGGCCAAACCAATTAATAGTGTTTATATCCTAAAGAATGCAGACAAACCGGGCGTTCTTGTAGAAATCGGCTTCCTTTCCAATCCGGCTGAGAAAGAAAACCTGAAAAACGAAGCCTATCAAGAAATGATTGCAGCGTCGATATACAAAGGAATCATTCGATATTTTACAACTGAAAAAGAATTGCAGGAGTCTGATGATTAGGAATCAGAGAAGGCGTTCACTATGTTCGCCTTCTTTTATTTAATTCGTATTAACAGGCAGTTTGACTACCACTGATGGAAGTTTCTCTTTATTTTTTTCAATGGTATTCGGTTAAAATAAGTGTGCTTGAATATACTGTTTATTAAAAATGGTATGTTATACTGATAATTGCAAACGAATACAAAAGGCGGGAGTCGAGTATGTTGACGGAAGAGAAAATTCTTAATATTCTCAATGGGTTAGAAGAACCATTTTTACATAAAACACTGGAAGAATTAAATGCCATTCAAGAAGTGAGAGTAAAAGAAGAAAAAAATCATGTCAGTGTAAAAATCGCGATTGCGAAAACAGGTACAGCAGAACAACTTCAACTGCAAACAAAAGTTGTAAACTTGCTAAAAGAAGCAGGCGCTGAAACAGTTGGAATTCGATTCAGCGAACTTCCGGAAGAGACACTGGAAAAATATACGACTGAAGTGGAATCGAATGACAAGGGCTTGCTGTCTCCGGAAAGCAAGACTACATTTATTGCGATTGCCAGCGGGAAAGGCGGAGTCGGAAAATCTACCATTTCTGTCAATTTAGCTGTTTCTTTAGCACGGTTAGGGAAAAAGGTAGGGCTTATCGACGCCGATATTTATGGATTCAGTGTTCCGGATATGATGGGCATTACAAAGCGTCCCGTTGTGAGAGGCGAGAAAATCATTCCTGTTGAAAGATTTGGCGTAAAAGTGATATCAATGGGCTTTTTTGTAGAGGATAATGCACCGATTATCTGGCGCGGCCCAATGCTTGGCAAAATGCTGAACAATTTCTTTAATGAAGTTGAATGGGGAGATATAGACTTTCTGCTTCTTGATCTTCCTCCCGGAACAGG
The window above is part of the Bacillus methanolicus genome. Proteins encoded here:
- the rplM gene encoding 50S ribosomal protein L13 produces the protein MRTTFMANANTIERKWYVVDAAGQTLGRLASEVASILRGKHKPTYTPHVDTGDHVIIINASKIELTGNKLNDKIYYRHSQYPGGLKSRTALEMRTNYPEKMLELAIKGMLPKNSLGRQMFKKLHVYAGSEHPHQAQKPEVYELRG
- the rpsI gene encoding 30S ribosomal protein S9, translating into MAQVQYMGTGRRKSSVARVRLVPGDGKIIINGRDIENYIPFAALREVVKQPLVATETLGSYDVLVNVKGGGYTGQAGAIRHGIARALLQVDPEYRPTLKRAGLLTRDARMKERKKYGLKGARRAPQFSKR
- a CDS encoding YbaK family protein; this translates as MTVITTFTEKRREKQIKYERTILRELSIKMLKNKFQHFFGANRLNSGFLLQSGIEEACYDIAIEAFLLGAKMSKFGYHGESIDTVRLRCERELNHFIETLYNFFLYWGNGEEGIFSESLYYLCEQYVEYWWREGFIKGERRRKLRLH
- the cwlD gene encoding N-acetylmuramoyl-L-alanine amidase CwlD codes for the protein MRKNVKIGVFAVGIIILLIIIKYDFIENNSWNSWNLPLTGEIILIDPGHGGPDGGASAEDTLEKDIALNVSLKVRDFLQHQGALVLLTRETDTDLADKETRGYSRRKVEDLKRRLEMINESEADFFVSIHLNAIPSPRWSGAQTFYAPHMEENRKAAKFIQDELIRNLENTNRKAKPINSVYILKNADKPGVLVEIGFLSNPAEKENLKNEAYQEMIAASIYKGIIRYFTTEKELQESDD
- a CDS encoding Mrp/NBP35 family ATP-binding protein gives rise to the protein MLTEEKILNILNGLEEPFLHKTLEELNAIQEVRVKEEKNHVSVKIAIAKTGTAEQLQLQTKVVNLLKEAGAETVGIRFSELPEETLEKYTTEVESNDKGLLSPESKTTFIAIASGKGGVGKSTISVNLAVSLARLGKKVGLIDADIYGFSVPDMMGITKRPVVRGEKIIPVERFGVKVISMGFFVEDNAPIIWRGPMLGKMLNNFFNEVEWGDIDFLLLDLPPGTGDVALDVHTMLPSCKEIIVTTPHPTAAFVAARAGAMALRTEHEILGVIENMSYFESKLTGEKEYVFGKGGGKKLAEELNTELLGQLPLEQPDWNEEDFAPSIYQEDHKLGKIYRDIAKNVLNILEAK